The Equus caballus isolate H_3958 breed thoroughbred chromosome 13, TB-T2T, whole genome shotgun sequence genome includes a window with the following:
- the ZG16B gene encoding pancreatic adenocarcinoma up-regulated factor — translation MLLWLTLALLWSTTCWAGQIYGLGGGQYFSTTPDYDNDITGIRVSVGSVLGLIKSIQLRHGSFWSERHGAEGGKTQEFLLRPGEHIIAILGSYKGYLRYLVVYTDQGRSAAFGREEGNSFTAFPDQPWRVLTGIFGHHKLLGITSIGFQWDDPREELATVQTPTLSYAENECSWVPGDGARVTLLRRSHWCWADSTGVSESGPESESTNKCSFCRNSVSRRGPWVWGTTQTF, via the exons ATGCTGCTGTGGCTGACCCTCGCCCTCCTGTGGAGCACCACCTGCTGGGCAGGGC AGATTTATGGGCTCGGAGGAGGCCAGTATTTCAGTACTACTCCAGACTATGACAATGACATCACGGGGATTCGGGTGTCTGTAGGGTCTGTCTTGGGCCTGATTAAGAG CATCCAGCTGAGACATGGATCCTTCTGGAGTGAAAGACACGGTGCAGAAGGTGGGAAGACCCAGGAATTCCTGCTGCGGCCGGGTGAACACATTATAGCCATCCTTGGCTCGTACAAGGGTTACCTCCGGTACCTGGTCGTATACACCGACCAAGGGCGCTCGGCCGCATTTGGGCGAGAAGAGGGTAACAGCTTCACTGCCTTCCCAGACCAACCATGGAGGGTGCTCACGGGAATCTTTGGCCACCATAAGCTCCTCGGCATCACGAGCATCGGCTTTCAGTGGGATGATCCTCGAGAGGAGCTGGCCACTGTACAAACACCTACCCTCTCATACGCAGAGAATGAGTGCTCCTGGGTCCCCGGGGATGGGGCACGGGTCACCCTGCTGAGGCGGTCTCACTGGTGTTGGGCTGATAGCACTGGGGTATCCGAGTCGGGTCCTGAATCAGAATCCACCAATAAATGCAGTTTCTGCAGGAACAGTGTGTCCAGGCGTGGTCCTTGGGTCTGGGGTACAACCCAAACCTTCTGA
- the LOC100068704 gene encoding testisin — protein MDVRVGALLLAQLLVGVELGKRGLQDQDVLFPGFENSSLLTWPCGQRNVLTRVIGGKDSKLGRWPWQGSLRLWGYHQCGATLLNRRWVLSAAHCFQTNNDPYEWTVQFGELSAAPSLWNLRAYQNRYQVQEIVLSPLYLGTSAYDIALLKLSSSVTYNKYIQPICVQASSFEFQNRTDCWVTGWGDITEEHMLPAPYILQEVQVDIINTTMCNYLYEQPAFRLDIWGDMVCAGDPEGGKDACFGDSGGPLACEENGMWIQVGIVSWGVGCGRPNRPGVYTNVSTHFNWIQKLMARSGIHRPGPSPPLLLLALLWAPLSV, from the exons ATGGACGTCCGGGTCGGGGCGCTGCTGCTGGCGCAGCTGTTGGTGGGAGTCGAACTCGGGAAGCGGG GGTTGCAGGATCAGGACGTGCTGTTTCCAG GTTTCGAGAACTCGTCGTTGCTCACAT GGCCCTGTGGCCAACGGAACGTCCTGACACGCGTGATAGGTGGAAAGGACTCGAAGCTCGGGCGCTGGCCGTGGCAGGGCAGCCTGCGCCTGTGGGGCTACCACCAGTGCGGAGCTACCCTGCTCAACCGCCGCTGGGTGCTCTCGGCCGCGCACTGCTTCCAAAC GAACAACGATCCCTATGAGTGGACAGTCCAGTTTGGCGAGCTGTCTGCCGCGCCATCTCTCTGGAACCTGCGGGCCTACCAGAACCGTTACCAAGTGCAGGAGATCGTTTTGAGTCCTTTATATCTGGGGACCTCAGCCTATGACATCGCCCTGTTGAAGCTGTCCTCCTCTGTCACCTACAATAAGTACATCCAGCCCATCTGTGTCCAGGCCTCCTCCTTCGAGTTCCAGAACCGGACTGACTGCTGGGTGACTGGCTGGGGGGACATCACAGAAGAACACA TGCTGCCAGCTCCCTACATCCTCCAGGAGGTGCAGGTCGACATCATAAACACCACCATGTGCAACTACCTCTACGAGCAGCCTGCTTTCCGCCTTGACATCTGGGGAGATATGGTCTGTGCTGGTGATCCCGAAGGCGGCAAGGATGCCTGCTTC GGTGACTCAGGTGGACCCTTGGCCTGTGAGGAGAACGGCATGTGGATTCAGGTTGGAATCGTGAGCTGGGGAGTGGGCTGTGGGAGACCCAACAGGCCCGGTGTCTACACCAACGTCAGCACACACTTCAACTGGATCCAGAAGCTCATGGCCCGCAGTGGCATTCAcaggccaggcccctccccaccacTGCTGCTCCTCGCTCTGCTCTGGGCTCCCCTGTCCGTATAG